The Thermus caldifontis genome contains a region encoding:
- the mltG gene encoding endolytic transglycosylase MltG — translation MREGSRRWLWRGVVALFLTFALLLFYALWLLGPTGREATVRIPRGATGQEVARILEEAGLLRSGHLFSAYLRFSGRAKRLVPGVYRLKGEGAFRLARALTGGEKPLTVTLAFPEGERAVDYARRLSQAGLDGDGFLRLVQEPGALRPPYVEGRTLEGYLFPATYTFDLLATPEEVLRALLRRFEAELTPPVKRLLGERGLSVHAWVTLASIVQAEAGSLEEMPKIAGVFLNRLERGMPLQADPTVAYALGKRLPELSRKAGDFAHDSPYNTYRYAGLPPGPIGNPGRAALLAVLNPVRTDAQGRPYLYFFHARGQLFLSTDFEAHLQGLNRYRYSSP, via the coding sequence TTGCGGGAAGGCTCTAGGCGCTGGCTTTGGCGGGGGGTGGTGGCCCTGTTCCTCACCTTCGCCCTCCTCCTCTTCTACGCCCTTTGGCTGCTGGGTCCCACGGGGAGGGAGGCCACCGTGCGCATCCCCCGGGGGGCCACCGGGCAGGAGGTGGCGAGGATCCTGGAGGAGGCGGGGCTTTTGCGCTCCGGACACCTCTTTTCCGCCTACCTCCGCTTCTCCGGGCGGGCCAAGAGGCTGGTTCCCGGGGTCTACCGCCTTAAGGGGGAGGGGGCCTTCCGCCTGGCCCGGGCCCTTACGGGAGGAGAGAAGCCCCTTACGGTGACCCTCGCCTTCCCCGAAGGGGAAAGGGCGGTGGACTACGCCAGAAGGCTTTCCCAGGCAGGCCTGGATGGGGATGGTTTCCTAAGGCTCGTCCAGGAGCCTGGCGCCCTGCGCCCCCCCTACGTGGAGGGAAGGACCTTGGAGGGCTACCTCTTCCCGGCCACCTACACCTTTGACCTGTTGGCCACCCCCGAGGAGGTGCTTCGGGCCCTCCTGCGCCGCTTTGAGGCCGAGCTTACCCCTCCGGTAAAGCGCCTTTTGGGGGAGAGGGGGCTTTCCGTTCACGCCTGGGTGACCCTGGCCTCCATCGTCCAGGCGGAGGCGGGGAGCCTCGAGGAGATGCCCAAGATCGCCGGGGTTTTCCTGAACCGGCTGGAACGGGGCATGCCCCTACAGGCGGATCCCACCGTGGCCTACGCCCTAGGCAAGCGGCTACCCGAGCTTTCCCGGAAGGCGGGGGATTTCGCCCACGACTCCCCCTACAACACCTACCGCTATGCCGGGCTTCCCCCGGGGCCCATCGGCAACCCCGGGCGGGCGGCCCTCCTTGCGGTGCTCAACCCCGTACGCACCGACGCCCAGGGGCGGCCTTACCTCTACTTTTTCCACGCTCGAGGGCAGCTTTTCCTAAGCACCGATTTTGAGGCCCATCTTCAGGGCCTAAACCGCTACCGCTACTCCTCCCCGTGA